The following are encoded in a window of Jeotgalibacillus aurantiacus genomic DNA:
- a CDS encoding nucleotidyltransferase family protein, with product MNRSELLQLLYTELQVEEKSYIDLVQFSEAEGVLPQVYFLLRYSEKWAALPAYIKIDFENRVKKHIFLLKWLSLESQKIMKELSDQAIKIIPLKGGTFARQYFGDVCARSTSDLDILIHQHDFIRAEQYLISVGFVRTDEEIEGHFHTAFYRSIPGSEIPFSVEVHWGMMREDTANIDIQDFWDHAEREDVPCLYRLSDEDAFYFMCLHGWRHNMDSVKYYLDLIQILAASPHSIQLERLLERARNDQTYKRIKFVLNRLSQAAPFILNENKLKQFKIHQKLPPEGSYRAFFNYQFFSYDRPLHSLYEIKRWLFPSKSDLNTELKYKAVSYFKGIRALYYKRLTGAFK from the coding sequence ATGAACCGTTCGGAATTATTGCAGCTGTTATATACAGAACTGCAGGTAGAAGAGAAATCATATATCGATCTAGTGCAGTTTTCAGAAGCAGAAGGTGTACTGCCTCAGGTCTATTTTCTGCTCAGGTATTCTGAAAAATGGGCAGCACTTCCGGCTTATATAAAGATTGACTTTGAAAATAGAGTTAAAAAACATATTTTCCTTTTAAAATGGCTGTCATTAGAGAGTCAAAAAATCATGAAAGAGCTTAGTGATCAAGCAATAAAAATAATTCCTTTAAAAGGGGGAACATTTGCCAGGCAATATTTTGGAGATGTTTGCGCACGATCGACTTCAGATCTTGATATTCTTATCCATCAGCATGATTTTATTCGAGCTGAACAATATCTAATTTCTGTTGGGTTTGTAAGGACAGACGAAGAGATCGAAGGGCATTTCCATACGGCATTCTATAGATCTATCCCCGGCTCGGAAATTCCCTTCAGTGTTGAGGTGCATTGGGGAATGATGAGAGAAGATACGGCAAATATTGATATACAGGATTTTTGGGATCATGCTGAACGGGAGGATGTTCCATGCTTATATCGCCTATCAGATGAAGATGCTTTTTATTTCATGTGTCTTCATGGCTGGCGGCACAATATGGACTCTGTTAAATATTATCTGGATCTGATTCAAATTCTGGCAGCATCTCCACACTCGATTCAATTGGAGCGTTTACTTGAACGTGCACGAAACGATCAAACTTATAAAAGAATTAAATTTGTATTGAACCGTTTGTCCCAAGCTGCCCCATTTATTTTAAACGAAAATAAATTGAAGCAGTTTAAGATCCATCAAAAACTTCCACCTGAAGGATCTTATCGTGCCTTCTTTAATTATCAGTTTTTCAGCTATGACCGGCCGCTCCATTCATTATACGAAATTAAAAGATGGCTCTTTCCAAGTAAATCAGATCTGAATACAGAACTAAAGTATAAAGCCGTTTCTTATTTTAAAGGTATTCGTGCTCTTTACTATAAGCGGCTAACTGGAGCGTTTAAATAG